The following are encoded in a window of Pseudomonas sp. St316 genomic DNA:
- a CDS encoding nicotinamidase, with protein sequence MNSLTRKTASFDVDAQKSFTPLCPDELPVPGGDQIAGELNFIASLASLRIGSKDAHSPLAPWVVADHAQMFVPTGLEHADITWVSHCVPGTEGFALLDQLPTPYDYDYFVWKGVEPDLHPYGACYHDLHGKLSTGVIEYLNGLGVQQVIVGGLALDFCVKTTALQLAAAGFKVIIHLPACRAISEEGAIQAIHDMRQAGVSVTATREETLQLANA encoded by the coding sequence ATGAACAGCCTGACCCGGAAAACCGCTTCCTTCGATGTCGATGCGCAAAAGAGCTTTACGCCGCTATGCCCCGATGAGCTTCCGGTGCCGGGCGGCGACCAGATTGCCGGTGAGCTGAATTTCATCGCATCCCTGGCCAGCCTCCGTATCGGCAGCAAGGACGCCCATTCGCCCCTGGCCCCGTGGGTGGTCGCCGATCACGCACAGATGTTCGTGCCAACCGGGCTCGAGCACGCCGACATCACCTGGGTCAGCCACTGCGTTCCCGGCACCGAAGGTTTCGCCCTGCTGGACCAACTGCCGACTCCCTACGACTACGACTATTTCGTCTGGAAGGGGGTCGAGCCGGATTTGCACCCCTACGGCGCGTGCTATCACGACCTGCACGGCAAGCTGTCCACCGGGGTGATCGAGTACCTCAACGGCCTGGGTGTGCAGCAGGTGATTGTTGGCGGGCTGGCGCTGGATTTCTGTGTCAAGACCACCGCTCTGCAACTGGCTGCCGCTGGCTTCAAGGTGATCATTCACCTCCCGGCCTGCCGGGCCATCAGTGAAGAGGGGGCCATTCAAGCCATTCACGACATGCGGCAAGCGGGCGTCTCGGTTACCGCGACGCGCGAAGAAACCCTCCAGTTGGCGAACGCATAA
- the pncB gene encoding nicotinate phosphoribosyltransferase, giving the protein MDSAFDSNSGTIQSLLDTDYYTFTMMQAVLHQHPNVEVEYQFIVRSKERLGHLIPQIRDELEKLAGLQLREGEQRFLFSKRFREYLTPDFEQFLGLFRFNLRYIHVSEVDGQLHIRVRGPMLHCIMFEQPVLAMVSELRNREKYPEVELADVTRKLYQKFEWLEKNASREELAEFRVSDFSTRRRLSFRAQREVVNVMRSDFPGVFVGTSNAHLAYEFDLPLIGTMAHQWLMVHQQLGRLRESQNAALENWVREYRGRLGIALTDCISTDFFLKDFDLYFAKLYDGLRQDSGDPIVWADKVLGRYQELGIDPRTKDLMFSDGLNFEKCLPILRHVRGKAKFGFGMGTSLACDVDGVEPLSIVMKLVRVHGEPVVKFSDDPIKNVCEDASFLRYAAQVFNVALINPQLGA; this is encoded by the coding sequence ATGGACAGTGCATTCGATTCAAACAGCGGCACCATCCAGAGTCTTCTGGATACCGACTACTACACCTTCACCATGATGCAGGCGGTCTTGCACCAGCACCCGAATGTAGAAGTGGAATACCAGTTCATCGTGCGTTCCAAGGAGCGGCTCGGTCACCTGATCCCGCAGATTCGGGACGAGCTGGAGAAACTGGCCGGGTTGCAGCTGCGCGAGGGTGAGCAGCGGTTCTTGTTCAGCAAGCGTTTCCGCGAGTACCTGACACCGGACTTCGAACAGTTCCTCGGCCTGTTTCGCTTCAATCTGCGCTACATCCACGTTTCGGAGGTCGACGGCCAACTGCACATCCGCGTCCGTGGTCCGATGTTGCATTGCATCATGTTCGAGCAACCGGTACTGGCGATGGTCAGCGAGTTGCGCAACCGCGAGAAATACCCCGAAGTCGAGTTGGCCGACGTCACCCGCAAGCTGTACCAGAAGTTCGAATGGCTGGAGAAAAACGCCAGCCGTGAAGAGCTCGCCGAGTTTCGTGTGTCGGACTTCTCCACCCGGCGCCGGTTGTCGTTCAGGGCCCAGCGCGAAGTGGTGAACGTCATGCGCAGCGATTTCCCCGGGGTCTTTGTCGGCACCAGCAACGCGCACCTGGCCTATGAGTTCGATCTTCCCCTGATCGGCACGATGGCCCACCAATGGCTGATGGTGCACCAGCAACTCGGGCGCTTGCGCGAGAGCCAGAACGCCGCGTTGGAGAACTGGGTGCGCGAGTACCGTGGCCGCCTGGGCATCGCCCTCACGGACTGCATCAGCACCGATTTCTTCCTCAAGGATTTCGACCTGTACTTTGCCAAGCTCTACGACGGCCTGCGCCAGGACTCCGGTGACCCCATCGTCTGGGCTGACAAAGTGCTGGGGCGCTATCAGGAGCTGGGCATCGATCCGCGCACCAAGGACCTGATGTTCTCCGATGGCCTCAATTTCGAAAAGTGCCTGCCGATCCTGCGTCATGTTCGCGGCAAGGCCAAATTCGGGTTTGGCATGGGCACCAGCCTGGCCTGTGATGTCGACGGTGTCGAGCCGCTGAGCATCGTCATGAAATTGGTGCGGGTCCACGGCGAGCCGGTCGTGAAGTTCTCCGACGACCCGATCAAGAACGTCTGCGAGGATGCCTCGTTTCTGCGCTACGCCGCCCAAGTGTTCAACGTCGCCCTGATCAATCCACAGCTGGGAGCCTGA
- a CDS encoding tripartite tricarboxylate transporter TctB family protein: protein MDSYKRNELIAGLAMLGAGVAYLILTLKLPHRGFIDAAFVPWVLAVALCLLGALQLWAWRKLPDKSPEPAEKPESIDYPTVFKSLALVLLFTALLETVGFVIMTVLYLYAQFIVLTPAEQKVKHLQYALIAAVSSVLIFYIFRHGFDLLLPVGLLDF, encoded by the coding sequence ATGGATTCCTATAAAAGAAACGAGCTGATAGCCGGGCTGGCCATGCTCGGCGCCGGCGTGGCTTATCTGATCTTGACCCTGAAGCTGCCGCATCGCGGTTTCATCGACGCCGCGTTTGTACCCTGGGTACTCGCCGTCGCGCTGTGCCTGTTGGGAGCATTGCAATTGTGGGCGTGGCGAAAGCTGCCGGACAAGAGCCCTGAACCGGCGGAAAAGCCGGAGTCGATCGATTACCCGACGGTCTTCAAATCCCTGGCATTGGTGCTGCTTTTTACAGCGCTGCTGGAGACGGTGGGTTTCGTGATCATGACGGTGCTTTATCTCTATGCCCAGTTCATCGTGCTGACCCCGGCGGAACAAAAGGTCAAGCACCTTCAATACGCGTTGATAGCGGCCGTTTCGTCAGTCCTGATTTTTTACATTTTTCGCCATGGCTTCGACTTGCTCTTGCCTGTCGGTTTATTGGATTTCTAG
- a CDS encoding FAD-binding oxidoreductase: protein MSSLSDEVLQRIERVVGQAGLVRDPQLMQRYLTDWRNAYQGQAALVVRPATTDEVAQVVRICHEAQVALVPQGGNTGLCGGSIPDASGNQLVLSLTRMKRIREIDLANETITVEAGVILQQLQEAASQAGRLFPLSLGAEGSCTVGGNLATNAGGTAVLRYGNMRELTLGLEVVLPDGRVWNGLRGLRKDNTGYDLKHLFMGSEGTLGIITAAVLKLFPATHSTATAWVALPSPQAAVDLIGHVRSLCADRLTGFEMMSRQSLDFVLDHVAGCSDPLEAQHPWYALIELRDTVPDAPLTLLLENGLAHAFEQGWVLDAVLASSQAQAAALWALREGISEAQNHEGPSLKHDISVPVSRIPEFIERTDCALQQDFAGVRIVSYGHMGDGNLHYNISKPLGDTDASFKAREHAIMQVIYRMTTAFNGSISAEHGLGQAKPEAAVRFKDPLEIELMRAIKRTLDPTGLMNPGKVFTAGLE, encoded by the coding sequence ATGTCATCCTTGAGTGATGAAGTACTCCAGCGCATCGAGCGGGTGGTCGGGCAGGCCGGGCTGGTGCGTGACCCGCAGTTGATGCAGCGCTATCTGACGGACTGGCGTAACGCCTATCAAGGCCAGGCGGCGTTGGTGGTGCGCCCGGCGACGACCGACGAAGTGGCGCAGGTTGTACGCATCTGCCATGAAGCCCAGGTTGCCTTGGTGCCGCAGGGCGGCAACACCGGGTTATGTGGCGGCTCGATCCCTGATGCCTCTGGCAACCAATTGGTGTTGTCCTTGACCCGGATGAAGCGCATCCGTGAAATCGACCTGGCCAATGAAACCATCACGGTCGAGGCCGGGGTGATACTGCAGCAACTACAGGAGGCCGCCAGCCAGGCCGGTCGCCTGTTTCCGCTGTCGCTGGGGGCGGAGGGCAGTTGCACGGTGGGCGGCAATCTGGCCACCAATGCCGGCGGCACGGCGGTGCTGCGTTACGGCAACATGCGTGAGCTGACCCTCGGCCTGGAAGTGGTACTACCCGACGGTCGCGTCTGGAATGGGCTGCGGGGCTTGCGTAAAGACAACACCGGCTATGACCTCAAACATTTGTTCATGGGCTCGGAGGGTACGCTGGGTATCATCACCGCGGCGGTGCTCAAACTGTTCCCGGCGACCCACAGCACGGCGACCGCCTGGGTCGCGCTGCCTTCGCCGCAGGCGGCGGTGGACTTGATCGGCCATGTTCGCAGCCTGTGCGCCGACCGCTTGACGGGCTTCGAGATGATGTCGCGCCAGAGTCTGGACTTTGTCCTGGACCATGTGGCTGGCTGCAGTGACCCCCTGGAAGCGCAGCACCCTTGGTACGCCTTGATCGAGTTGCGCGACACGGTGCCCGACGCGCCCTTGACGCTGTTGCTTGAAAACGGCCTGGCCCATGCCTTCGAGCAGGGTTGGGTCCTCGATGCGGTATTGGCCAGCAGCCAGGCACAGGCCGCAGCGCTGTGGGCACTGCGCGAAGGTATTTCCGAGGCGCAGAATCATGAAGGCCCTAGTCTCAAGCACGACATCAGTGTGCCCGTGAGCCGGATACCGGAATTCATCGAGCGCACCGATTGCGCGCTGCAACAGGACTTTGCGGGCGTGCGCATTGTTTCCTATGGCCACATGGGCGACGGCAACCTGCACTACAACATCAGCAAACCGCTTGGCGACACGGACGCCTCGTTCAAGGCCCGGGAGCACGCGATCATGCAAGTCATCTACCGGATGACGACGGCCTTCAACGGCAGCATCAGTGCCGAACATGGGCTGGGACAGGCCAAACCAGAGGCGGCGGTCCGCTTCAAAGACCCTCTGGAGATCGAGTTGATGCGTGCCATCAAACGCACGTTGGACCCGACCGGGCTGATGAACCCCGGCAAGGTCTTCACGGCCGGGTTGGAGTGA
- a CDS encoding NUDIX hydrolase, whose protein sequence is MPNSPAPARDYLHTIDLCVLRFNRQAQAIEILLNRREAEPFTGHWALPGIVVNGGVEDLTLNDAVERLRHSNKVGMPLAWIEQVGTVGDAFRDPRCWSSSTFYLAIASDAVELAEHQGFFPLKDVADASIKLPFDHNSLVAAVHERLLSKALYSSLPLMFLGPEFSAPEAVGIFSVVLDRPVLKTSMRQRLLKMTEAGYLQETGRKKSGDGGRPQRTVENLKPGSVYLFDRCFLE, encoded by the coding sequence ATGCCGAATAGCCCAGCTCCCGCGCGCGATTATCTGCACACCATCGACCTCTGCGTGCTGCGCTTCAATCGGCAAGCCCAGGCCATTGAAATCCTGCTGAACCGCAGGGAAGCCGAACCGTTCACCGGGCATTGGGCGTTGCCTGGGATCGTGGTCAATGGAGGGGTCGAGGATCTCACGCTGAACGACGCCGTTGAGCGCCTGCGCCACTCGAACAAGGTGGGGATGCCACTGGCCTGGATCGAACAGGTCGGCACCGTCGGCGACGCCTTCCGCGATCCGCGCTGCTGGTCGTCCTCGACGTTCTACCTGGCGATTGCCAGTGATGCGGTCGAGCTCGCCGAACACCAGGGATTTTTCCCGCTCAAGGACGTGGCGGATGCGTCGATAAAACTGCCCTTCGATCACAACAGCCTGGTGGCGGCGGTCCACGAGCGGCTGTTGTCCAAAGCCCTCTATAGCAGCCTGCCACTGATGTTCCTGGGCCCGGAATTCAGTGCGCCGGAAGCGGTGGGCATTTTCTCGGTGGTGCTTGATCGCCCGGTGCTCAAGACCAGCATGCGCCAGCGTCTGCTGAAGATGACCGAGGCAGGCTACCTGCAAGAGACCGGTCGCAAGAAAAGCGGCGACGGCGGCCGCCCGCAACGCACGGTGGAAAACCTCAAGCCGGGTAGCGTTTACCTTTTCGATCGTTGTTTTCTGGAGTAG
- a CDS encoding adenylyltransferase/cytidyltransferase family protein: MFEIALYGGAFNPPHAGHAQVMIEASRQARRVLVAPSFRHPCGKRMVDYEVRLNWLEAIVENIQPLCHAEVRASRVEQIVARGVEGAIYSYTLLAHLADSLALDGKRIALVVGEDVADQLPRFYRGQALLERFSILCVEERIHVRSTLLRERLALGEPLPSHWMAPGMDPLNYDLYATHGNRHAE, from the coding sequence ATGTTCGAGATTGCGCTTTATGGCGGTGCCTTCAATCCCCCGCACGCCGGCCATGCCCAGGTGATGATCGAAGCCTCCCGCCAGGCGCGGCGCGTGCTGGTGGCGCCCAGCTTCAGGCACCCTTGCGGCAAGCGAATGGTCGACTATGAAGTTCGCCTGAACTGGCTGGAAGCGATCGTCGAAAACATCCAGCCGCTGTGCCATGCCGAAGTGCGCGCCAGCCGGGTGGAGCAGATCGTGGCCCGTGGCGTCGAAGGCGCCATCTACAGCTACACCCTGCTCGCCCACCTCGCCGACAGCCTGGCGCTGGACGGCAAGCGCATCGCCTTGGTGGTGGGAGAGGATGTGGCGGACCAGTTGCCGAGGTTCTATCGCGGCCAGGCATTGCTGGAGCGTTTTTCCATCCTGTGCGTGGAGGAAAGGATCCATGTACGCAGCACGTTGCTTCGCGAACGCCTGGCGTTGGGCGAACCGTTGCCCAGCCACTGGATGGCACCCGGCATGGACCCGTTAAACTATGACCTTTATGCGACCCACGGAAACCGACATGCCGAATAG
- the nadE gene encoding ammonia-dependent NAD(+) synthetase codes for MTTLAQERIAQDLGIDRQLTRGGEATEIARRIEFIKQILRESGCQSLVLGISGGVDSLTAGRLCQLAVEQLRDEDYEARFIAVRLPYKAQADEQDAQASLDFIRPDLITTSNIAACVDGLMGSVAIDGLQPSAELIDFAKGNAKARARMLAQYAIANLSNGLVVGTDHGAEAVMGFFTKFGDGACDLAPLSGLTKTQVRMLADAMGAPGSLVHKAPTADLEDLAPGKLDEVAYGCSYEEIDGYLMGEEVSPQARQIIERAYLKTAHKRALPRVPPTRL; via the coding sequence ATGACTACGCTTGCGCAAGAACGCATTGCCCAGGACCTGGGCATCGACCGTCAACTCACACGGGGTGGCGAAGCAACCGAGATTGCCCGCCGCATCGAATTCATCAAGCAGATCCTGCGCGAATCGGGTTGCCAGTCCCTGGTCCTGGGGATCAGTGGCGGTGTCGACTCGCTCACCGCCGGCCGCCTGTGCCAGTTGGCGGTGGAACAACTGCGGGATGAAGACTACGAGGCGCGTTTTATCGCCGTCCGGTTGCCCTACAAGGCTCAGGCAGATGAGCAAGACGCCCAGGCGTCCCTGGATTTCATCCGACCGGACTTGATCACCACCAGCAACATCGCCGCTTGTGTCGACGGGCTGATGGGCAGTGTCGCCATCGACGGTTTGCAGCCTTCGGCCGAGCTCATCGACTTTGCCAAAGGCAACGCCAAGGCCCGGGCGCGGATGCTGGCGCAATACGCCATTGCCAATCTGAGCAACGGGTTGGTGGTGGGCACCGATCATGGGGCGGAGGCGGTGATGGGTTTTTTCACCAAATTTGGCGACGGCGCGTGCGACCTGGCCCCGCTGTCCGGGTTGACGAAGACTCAGGTGAGAATGTTGGCCGATGCGATGGGCGCCCCCGGCTCTCTGGTGCACAAGGCTCCGACCGCTGATTTGGAGGACCTGGCACCCGGTAAGCTGGATGAAGTGGCGTATGGCTGCAGCTATGAGGAAATCGATGGGTATCTGATGGGCGAAGAGGTGTCGCCGCAGGCGCGACAGATCATTGAACGCGCCTACCTCAAGACGGCCCACAAGCGAGCATTGCCCCGCGTCCCGCCTACCCGGTTGTGA
- a CDS encoding tripartite tricarboxylate transporter permease, with translation MIELMQTGFAAVLTPYVFLLITLGVAVGIVFGAVPGLSATMAIALCLPLTYSMGPGPGLALLVALFVGATSGGLISAILLNIPGTPASIATTFDGWPLMKQGHGVKALGIGVVFSFLGTIFSIAALMFIAPILAELALSFGPHEYFSIAIFSLTLIATLSTGSLVKGLFAGFLGFAFSTVGIAPVEAIRRFTFGLPSLNGGFAMLTVMIGMFAVAEVLKFAESARLSHRAKPQHVSMKGVKGFGFSMKEFVGQLPNATRSSLIGLGIGILPGIGAGTSNIVSYIVAKKRSKTPEEFGKGKIDGVVASETANNAGIGGAMIPLLTLGIPGDTTTAVMLGGFMIHGIQPGPLLFISQAPLVYTIFAALILASVLMLVLEFYGLRMFIKLLAVPKHILLPIILVLCVVGAFGLNSRIFDVWAVLLFGLLGYGFVKAGLPIAPFIIGFILGPMAETNLRRGLMLSDGNFSGFLSNPISAGFLILAAASISWHLVTVIRNRKSAAIELMRS, from the coding sequence ATGATTGAACTCATGCAAACAGGCTTCGCGGCCGTACTTACACCCTACGTCTTTCTCCTGATCACCCTCGGTGTTGCGGTGGGGATCGTTTTTGGCGCGGTGCCCGGCCTCTCGGCCACCATGGCTATCGCGCTGTGCTTGCCGCTGACGTACTCGATGGGGCCAGGCCCGGGCTTGGCGCTGCTGGTCGCGCTGTTCGTCGGCGCCACCTCGGGAGGGCTGATATCGGCGATATTGCTCAACATACCGGGAACGCCGGCCTCCATCGCGACGACGTTCGATGGTTGGCCGCTGATGAAACAAGGCCATGGCGTCAAGGCCCTTGGGATTGGCGTGGTGTTCTCGTTCCTCGGCACGATTTTCAGTATTGCCGCGCTGATGTTCATTGCCCCGATCCTGGCGGAGCTGGCATTGAGTTTTGGCCCGCACGAGTACTTTTCCATCGCGATCTTCTCGTTGACGTTGATCGCCACGCTGTCCACCGGCTCGCTGGTCAAAGGCTTGTTTGCCGGTTTCCTGGGCTTTGCCTTCTCCACCGTGGGAATCGCGCCGGTCGAGGCTATTCGCCGCTTCACCTTTGGCTTGCCAAGCCTCAATGGCGGCTTCGCCATGCTCACCGTCATGATTGGTATGTTCGCCGTCGCCGAAGTGCTGAAGTTCGCCGAAAGCGCACGCTTGAGCCACCGGGCAAAACCGCAGCACGTCAGTATGAAAGGTGTGAAAGGGTTTGGCTTTTCGATGAAGGAGTTCGTCGGCCAACTGCCCAACGCCACCCGTTCATCCCTGATCGGTCTGGGCATCGGCATCTTGCCCGGTATCGGGGCCGGTACCTCGAATATTGTTTCCTACATCGTGGCGAAGAAACGTTCCAAGACGCCTGAGGAGTTCGGCAAAGGCAAGATCGATGGCGTGGTCGCCAGCGAAACGGCCAACAATGCCGGCATCGGCGGGGCAATGATTCCGCTGCTGACATTGGGCATTCCCGGTGATACCACCACGGCGGTCATGCTCGGCGGGTTCATGATCCATGGCATCCAGCCCGGGCCGCTGCTGTTCATCAGCCAGGCACCTTTGGTCTACACGATTTTCGCCGCGCTGATCCTCGCTTCGGTGCTGATGCTGGTGCTCGAGTTCTACGGCCTGCGCATGTTCATCAAGTTGCTGGCGGTGCCCAAGCACATTCTGTTGCCGATTATCCTGGTGCTCTGTGTGGTCGGCGCCTTTGGCCTGAACAGCCGGATCTTCGACGTCTGGGCAGTGCTGCTGTTTGGCTTGCTGGGGTACGGTTTCGTCAAGGCCGGTTTGCCGATTGCGCCGTTTATCATCGGTTTCATCCTCGGCCCCATGGCTGAAACCAACTTGCGCCGTGGCTTGATGCTGTCCGATGGCAACTTCAGCGGCTTCCTGAGCAATCCCATCTCGGCGGGCTTCCTCATCCTGGCCGCCGCCTCCATCTCCTGGCACTTGGTGACGGTGATTCGCAACCGCAAAAGTGCTGCTATTGAATTGATGCGCAGCTAG
- a CDS encoding mandelate racemase/muconate lactonizing enzyme family protein has translation MQDTPQTSSADDDRIAWVRVASVFLPLANPISDAKVLTGRQKPMTEIAILFVEIETRDGHRGLGFSYSKRAGGPGQFAHAQEVAPSLIGENPSDISKLWDKLCWAGASVGRSGLATQAIGAFDVALWDLKAKRANLSLARLLGAHRDSVQCYNTSGGFLHIPLDQLMINTDLSREKGIGGIKLKVGQPDQALDLHRVSTIRKHLGDDFPLMVDANQQWDRPTAQRMCRRLEPFNLVWIEEPLDCYDAEGHAALALQFDTPIATGEMLTSVAEHWEFIKLRAADYLMPDAPRVGGITPYLRVQALAEQAGLMIAPHFAMELHIHLAATYSREPWVEHFEWLEPLFNERMQTRDGRMLVPTRPGLGLSLSERVAGWTAGQATFGQRP, from the coding sequence ATGCAAGACACGCCTCAAACGTCTTCCGCCGACGACGACCGCATTGCCTGGGTGCGCGTGGCCTCGGTTTTCCTGCCATTGGCCAACCCCATCAGCGATGCCAAGGTACTGACCGGTCGGCAAAAGCCAATGACCGAAATCGCCATTCTGTTTGTTGAAATCGAAACCAGGGACGGCCACCGTGGCCTGGGGTTCAGTTATTCCAAGCGCGCCGGTGGCCCGGGGCAATTCGCCCACGCCCAGGAAGTCGCCCCCAGCCTCATCGGCGAAAACCCCAGCGACATTTCCAAACTGTGGGACAAGCTCTGCTGGGCGGGTGCCTCGGTGGGGCGCAGCGGCCTGGCAACCCAGGCAATCGGTGCGTTCGATGTCGCCTTGTGGGATCTGAAAGCCAAGCGGGCCAATCTTTCCCTGGCGCGCTTGCTTGGCGCCCATCGTGATTCTGTCCAGTGCTACAACACCTCGGGTGGATTCCTGCACATCCCGCTTGATCAATTGATGATCAATACGGACCTTTCTCGGGAAAAGGGCATCGGAGGGATCAAGCTCAAGGTCGGCCAGCCTGACCAGGCGCTGGATCTGCACCGGGTCAGTACCATCCGCAAACACCTGGGCGATGACTTCCCCTTGATGGTCGACGCCAACCAGCAGTGGGACCGACCCACTGCGCAGCGTATGTGCCGGCGCCTCGAGCCGTTCAACCTGGTCTGGATCGAGGAGCCGCTCGATTGCTATGACGCCGAAGGCCATGCTGCGCTGGCGCTGCAATTCGATACGCCGATCGCGACCGGTGAAATGCTCACCAGCGTCGCCGAGCACTGGGAGTTCATCAAGCTGCGCGCGGCCGATTACCTGATGCCCGACGCGCCCCGTGTGGGGGGCATCACCCCTTACCTGCGGGTCCAGGCATTGGCCGAGCAAGCGGGGCTGATGATCGCACCGCACTTTGCCATGGAACTGCACATTCATCTGGCCGCCACCTATAGCCGCGAGCCTTGGGTGGAGCATTTCGAATGGCTGGAGCCGCTGTTCAACGAACGCATGCAAACCCGTGATGGCCGCATGTTGGTGCCCACCCGGCCTGGCCTTGGGCTGTCCTTGAGTGAGCGCGTGGCGGGTTGGACCGCGGGTCAGGCAACGTTCGGGCAGCGTCCGTAA